A stretch of Oncorhynchus mykiss isolate Arlee chromosome 26, USDA_OmykA_1.1, whole genome shotgun sequence DNA encodes these proteins:
- the LOC110506308 gene encoding CUGBP Elav-like family member 1 isoform X18, translating into MDSIDAEGLYLSTEQHGQPQCELPQTALEVSTMGGAKKMNGTLDHPDQPDIDAIKMFVGQIPRSWAEEQLRELFEPYGAVYEINVLRDRSQNPPQSKGCCFITYYTRKSALEAQNALHNMKILPGMHHPIQMKPADSEKNNAVEDRKLFIGMISKKCNENDIRLMFSPYGQIEECRILRGPDGLSRGCAFITFTARQMAQSTIKSMHQSQTMEGCSSPIVVKFADTQKDKEQKRITQQLQQQMQQLNTASMWGNLTGLNSLGPQYLALYLQLLQQSATSGNALNNLHPMSGMSGLNAMQNLAALAAAASATQATPTGSSALTTSSSPLSVLTSSAGSSPTSCNNNSMNPMASLGALQSLAAGAGAGLNMGSLAGMAALNGGLGSGGLSNGTSSTMEALTQAYSGIQQYAAAALPSLYNQSLLSQQSVSAAGSQKEASDSRSTGPEGANLFIYHLPQEFGDQDLLQMFMPFGNVISAKVFIDKQTNLSKCFGFVSYDNPVSSQAAIQSMNGFQIGMKRLKVQLKRSKNDSKPY; encoded by the exons ATGGATAGTATCGACGCTGAGGGCTTGTACCTGTCCACGGAGCAGCATGGGCAGCCACAATGTGAGCTTCCCCAAACTGCCCTGGAGGTGTCCACCATGGGGGG GGCGAAGAAGATGAACGGGACCCTGGACCACCCGGACCAGCCCGACATCGATGCTATCAAGATGTTCGTTGGCCAGATCCCACGGTCCTGGGCAGAGGAACAGCTGCGGGAGCTTTTTGAGCCTTACGGCGCCGTCTACGAAATCAATGTATTGCGTGACAGGAGTCAAAACCCCCCCCAAAGCAAAG GTTGTTGTTTCATAACATATTACACTCGCAAATCTGCATTGGAAGCACAAAATGCTCTTCACAACATGAAAATTCTCCCAGGG ATGCATCACCCCATTCAGATGAAGCCAGCTGACAGTGAGAAGAATAATG CGGTGGAAGACAGGAAGTTGTTCATAGGAATGATATCGAAAAAGTGTAATGAGAATGACATCAGACTTATGTTCTCACCGTATGGACAGATCGAGGAATGTAGAATACTACGTGGGCCGGATGGACTGAGCCGTG GTTGTGCGTTTATAACTTTTACAGCAAGACAGATGGCACAGTCAACAATCAAATCCATGCACCAATCACAAACTATGGAG GGCTGCTCGTCTCCCATCGTAGTGAAGTTTGCCGACACGCAGAAGGACAAGGAGCAAAAGCGCATCACCCAGCAGCTTCAGCAGCAGATGCAGCAGCTCAACACTGCCTCAATGTGGGGGAATCTGACCGGGCTCAACTCTCTTGGACCACAGTATCTGGCA CTTTATTTACAGCTCCTCCAGCAGTCTGCCACCTCTGGGAATGCCCTCAACAACCTTCATCCCATGTCTGGTATGTCAG GGCTGAATGCCATGCAGAACCTGGCTGCCCTGGCAGCAGCAGCCAGCGCCACACAGGCCACGCCCACGGGCAGCAGCGCTCTCACCACCTCTAGCAGTCCTCTCAGCGTGCTCACCAGCTCAG CAGGATCGTCACCCACCTCCTGTAACAACAACTCAATGAACCCCATGGCCTCCTTAGGGGCGCTGCAGTCTTTGGCCGCAGGGGCTGGAGCCGGCCTCAACATGGGCTCACTTGCAG GGATGGCAGCCCTGAACGGCGGTCTAGGCAGCGGGGGCCTGTCGAACGGAACCAGTAGCACCATGGAGGCCCTTACACAGGCCTACTCTGGGATCCAGCAGTACGCTGCTGCTGCCCTCCCCAGCCTCTACAACCAGAGCCTGCTCTCCCAACAGAGTGTCAGTGCTGCAGGAAGCCAGAAGGAAG CAAGCGACAGTCGGAGCACGG GCCCTGAGGGAGCCAACTTGTTCATCTACCACCTCCCCCAGGAGTTTGGAGACCAGGATCTGCTCCAGATGTTCATGCCCTTTGGCAACGTTATTTCCGCTAAGGTGTTCATTGACAAGCAGACCAACCTCAGCAAGTGTTTTG GCTTTGTGAGTTACGACAATCCAGTCTCATCCCAGGCCGCCATTCAGTCGATGAACGGTTTCCAAATTGGCATGAAGCGACTAAAGGTGCAGCTGAAGAGATCCAAAAATGACAGCAAGCCATATTGA
- the LOC110506308 gene encoding CUGBP Elav-like family member 1 isoform X7, producing MDSIDAEGLYLSTEQHGQPQCELPQTALEVSTMGGAKKMNGTLDHPDQPDIDAIKMFVGQIPRSWAEEQLRELFEPYGAVYEINVLRDRSQNPPQSKGCCFITYYTRKSALEAQNALHNMKILPGMHHPIQMKPADSEKNNAVEDRKLFIGMISKKCNENDIRLMFSPYGQIEECRILRGPDGLSRGCAFITFTARQMAQSTIKSMHQSQTMEGCSSPIVVKFADTQKDKEQKRITQQLQQQMQQLNTASMWGNLTGLNSLGPQYLALYLQLLQQSATSGNALNNLHPMSGMSGLNAMQNLAALAAAASATQATPTGSSALTTSSSPLSVLTSSGTSTGQQAHSSWDAYKGSSPTSCNNNSMNPMASLGALQSLAAGAGAGLNMGSLAGMAALNGGLGSGGLSNGTSSTMEALTQAYSGIQQYAAAALPSLYNQSLLSQQSVSAAGSQKEASDSRSTGPEGANLFIYHLPQEFGDQDLLQMFMPFGNVISAKVFIDKQTNLSKCFGFVSYDNPVSSQAAIQSMNGFQIGMKRLKVQLKRSKNDSKPY from the exons ATGGATAGTATCGACGCTGAGGGCTTGTACCTGTCCACGGAGCAGCATGGGCAGCCACAATGTGAGCTTCCCCAAACTGCCCTGGAGGTGTCCACCATGGGGGG GGCGAAGAAGATGAACGGGACCCTGGACCACCCGGACCAGCCCGACATCGATGCTATCAAGATGTTCGTTGGCCAGATCCCACGGTCCTGGGCAGAGGAACAGCTGCGGGAGCTTTTTGAGCCTTACGGCGCCGTCTACGAAATCAATGTATTGCGTGACAGGAGTCAAAACCCCCCCCAAAGCAAAG GTTGTTGTTTCATAACATATTACACTCGCAAATCTGCATTGGAAGCACAAAATGCTCTTCACAACATGAAAATTCTCCCAGGG ATGCATCACCCCATTCAGATGAAGCCAGCTGACAGTGAGAAGAATAATG CGGTGGAAGACAGGAAGTTGTTCATAGGAATGATATCGAAAAAGTGTAATGAGAATGACATCAGACTTATGTTCTCACCGTATGGACAGATCGAGGAATGTAGAATACTACGTGGGCCGGATGGACTGAGCCGTG GTTGTGCGTTTATAACTTTTACAGCAAGACAGATGGCACAGTCAACAATCAAATCCATGCACCAATCACAAACTATGGAG GGCTGCTCGTCTCCCATCGTAGTGAAGTTTGCCGACACGCAGAAGGACAAGGAGCAAAAGCGCATCACCCAGCAGCTTCAGCAGCAGATGCAGCAGCTCAACACTGCCTCAATGTGGGGGAATCTGACCGGGCTCAACTCTCTTGGACCACAGTATCTGGCA CTTTATTTACAGCTCCTCCAGCAGTCTGCCACCTCTGGGAATGCCCTCAACAACCTTCATCCCATGTCTGGTATGTCAG GGCTGAATGCCATGCAGAACCTGGCTGCCCTGGCAGCAGCAGCCAGCGCCACACAGGCCACGCCCACGGGCAGCAGCGCTCTCACCACCTCTAGCAGTCCTCTCAGCGTGCTCACCAGCTCAGGTACGAGTACTGGACAGCAGGCACACTCATCATGGGACGCCTACAAGG GATCGTCACCCACCTCCTGTAACAACAACTCAATGAACCCCATGGCCTCCTTAGGGGCGCTGCAGTCTTTGGCCGCAGGGGCTGGAGCCGGCCTCAACATGGGCTCACTTGCAG GGATGGCAGCCCTGAACGGCGGTCTAGGCAGCGGGGGCCTGTCGAACGGAACCAGTAGCACCATGGAGGCCCTTACACAGGCCTACTCTGGGATCCAGCAGTACGCTGCTGCTGCCCTCCCCAGCCTCTACAACCAGAGCCTGCTCTCCCAACAGAGTGTCAGTGCTGCAGGAAGCCAGAAGGAAG CAAGCGACAGTCGGAGCACGG GCCCTGAGGGAGCCAACTTGTTCATCTACCACCTCCCCCAGGAGTTTGGAGACCAGGATCTGCTCCAGATGTTCATGCCCTTTGGCAACGTTATTTCCGCTAAGGTGTTCATTGACAAGCAGACCAACCTCAGCAAGTGTTTTG GCTTTGTGAGTTACGACAATCCAGTCTCATCCCAGGCCGCCATTCAGTCGATGAACGGTTTCCAAATTGGCATGAAGCGACTAAAGGTGCAGCTGAAGAGATCCAAAAATGACAGCAAGCCATATTGA
- the LOC110506308 gene encoding CUGBP Elav-like family member 1 isoform X12, producing MDSIDAEGLYLSTEQHGQPQCELPQTALEVSTMGGAKKMNGTLDHPDQPDIDAIKMFVGQIPRSWAEEQLRELFEPYGAVYEINVLRDRSQNPPQSKGCCFITYYTRKSALEAQNALHNMKILPGMHHPIQMKPADSEKNNAVEDRKLFIGMISKKCNENDIRLMFSPYGQIEECRILRGPDGLSRGCAFITFTARQMAQSTIKSMHQSQTMEGCSSPIVVKFADTQKDKEQKRITQQLQQQMQQLNTASMWGNLTGLNSLGPQYLALYLQLLQQSATSGNALNNLHPMSGLNAMQNLAALAAAASATQATPTGSSALTTSSSPLSVLTSSGTSTGQQAHSSWDAYKAGSSPTSCNNNSMNPMASLGALQSLAAGAGAGLNMGSLAGMAALNGGLGSGGLSNGTSSTMEALTQAYSGIQQYAAAALPSLYNQSLLSQQSVSAAGSQKEGPEGANLFIYHLPQEFGDQDLLQMFMPFGNVISAKVFIDKQTNLSKCFGFVSYDNPVSSQAAIQSMNGFQIGMKRLKVQLKRSKNDSKPY from the exons ATGGATAGTATCGACGCTGAGGGCTTGTACCTGTCCACGGAGCAGCATGGGCAGCCACAATGTGAGCTTCCCCAAACTGCCCTGGAGGTGTCCACCATGGGGGG GGCGAAGAAGATGAACGGGACCCTGGACCACCCGGACCAGCCCGACATCGATGCTATCAAGATGTTCGTTGGCCAGATCCCACGGTCCTGGGCAGAGGAACAGCTGCGGGAGCTTTTTGAGCCTTACGGCGCCGTCTACGAAATCAATGTATTGCGTGACAGGAGTCAAAACCCCCCCCAAAGCAAAG GTTGTTGTTTCATAACATATTACACTCGCAAATCTGCATTGGAAGCACAAAATGCTCTTCACAACATGAAAATTCTCCCAGGG ATGCATCACCCCATTCAGATGAAGCCAGCTGACAGTGAGAAGAATAATG CGGTGGAAGACAGGAAGTTGTTCATAGGAATGATATCGAAAAAGTGTAATGAGAATGACATCAGACTTATGTTCTCACCGTATGGACAGATCGAGGAATGTAGAATACTACGTGGGCCGGATGGACTGAGCCGTG GTTGTGCGTTTATAACTTTTACAGCAAGACAGATGGCACAGTCAACAATCAAATCCATGCACCAATCACAAACTATGGAG GGCTGCTCGTCTCCCATCGTAGTGAAGTTTGCCGACACGCAGAAGGACAAGGAGCAAAAGCGCATCACCCAGCAGCTTCAGCAGCAGATGCAGCAGCTCAACACTGCCTCAATGTGGGGGAATCTGACCGGGCTCAACTCTCTTGGACCACAGTATCTGGCA CTTTATTTACAGCTCCTCCAGCAGTCTGCCACCTCTGGGAATGCCCTCAACAACCTTCATCCCATGTCTG GGCTGAATGCCATGCAGAACCTGGCTGCCCTGGCAGCAGCAGCCAGCGCCACACAGGCCACGCCCACGGGCAGCAGCGCTCTCACCACCTCTAGCAGTCCTCTCAGCGTGCTCACCAGCTCAGGTACGAGTACTGGACAGCAGGCACACTCATCATGGGACGCCTACAAGG CAGGATCGTCACCCACCTCCTGTAACAACAACTCAATGAACCCCATGGCCTCCTTAGGGGCGCTGCAGTCTTTGGCCGCAGGGGCTGGAGCCGGCCTCAACATGGGCTCACTTGCAG GGATGGCAGCCCTGAACGGCGGTCTAGGCAGCGGGGGCCTGTCGAACGGAACCAGTAGCACCATGGAGGCCCTTACACAGGCCTACTCTGGGATCCAGCAGTACGCTGCTGCTGCCCTCCCCAGCCTCTACAACCAGAGCCTGCTCTCCCAACAGAGTGTCAGTGCTGCAGGAAGCCAGAAGGAAG GCCCTGAGGGAGCCAACTTGTTCATCTACCACCTCCCCCAGGAGTTTGGAGACCAGGATCTGCTCCAGATGTTCATGCCCTTTGGCAACGTTATTTCCGCTAAGGTGTTCATTGACAAGCAGACCAACCTCAGCAAGTGTTTTG GCTTTGTGAGTTACGACAATCCAGTCTCATCCCAGGCCGCCATTCAGTCGATGAACGGTTTCCAAATTGGCATGAAGCGACTAAAGGTGCAGCTGAAGAGATCCAAAAATGACAGCAAGCCATATTGA
- the LOC110506308 gene encoding CUGBP Elav-like family member 1 isoform X32: MDSIDAEGLYLSTEQHGQPQCELPQTALEVSTMGGAKKMNGTLDHPDQPDIDAIKMFVGQIPRSWAEEQLRELFEPYGAVYEINVLRDRSQNPPQSKGCCFITYYTRKSALEAQNALHNMKILPGMHHPIQMKPADSEKNNAVEDRKLFIGMISKKCNENDIRLMFSPYGQIEECRILRGPDGLSRGCAFITFTARQMAQSTIKSMHQSQTMEGCSSPIVVKFADTQKDKEQKRITQQLQQQMQQLNTASMWGNLTGLNSLGPQYLALYLQLLQQSATSGNALNNLHPMSGMSAGSSPTSCNNNSMNPMASLGALQSLAAGAGAGLNMGSLAGMAALNGGLGSGGLSNGTSSTMEALTQAYSGIQQYAAAALPSLYNQSLLSQQSVSAAGSQKEASDSRSTGPEGANLFIYHLPQEFGDQDLLQMFMPFGNVISAKVFIDKQTNLSKCFGFVSYDNPVSSQAAIQSMNGFQIGMKRLKVQLKRSKNDSKPY, from the exons ATGGATAGTATCGACGCTGAGGGCTTGTACCTGTCCACGGAGCAGCATGGGCAGCCACAATGTGAGCTTCCCCAAACTGCCCTGGAGGTGTCCACCATGGGGGG GGCGAAGAAGATGAACGGGACCCTGGACCACCCGGACCAGCCCGACATCGATGCTATCAAGATGTTCGTTGGCCAGATCCCACGGTCCTGGGCAGAGGAACAGCTGCGGGAGCTTTTTGAGCCTTACGGCGCCGTCTACGAAATCAATGTATTGCGTGACAGGAGTCAAAACCCCCCCCAAAGCAAAG GTTGTTGTTTCATAACATATTACACTCGCAAATCTGCATTGGAAGCACAAAATGCTCTTCACAACATGAAAATTCTCCCAGGG ATGCATCACCCCATTCAGATGAAGCCAGCTGACAGTGAGAAGAATAATG CGGTGGAAGACAGGAAGTTGTTCATAGGAATGATATCGAAAAAGTGTAATGAGAATGACATCAGACTTATGTTCTCACCGTATGGACAGATCGAGGAATGTAGAATACTACGTGGGCCGGATGGACTGAGCCGTG GTTGTGCGTTTATAACTTTTACAGCAAGACAGATGGCACAGTCAACAATCAAATCCATGCACCAATCACAAACTATGGAG GGCTGCTCGTCTCCCATCGTAGTGAAGTTTGCCGACACGCAGAAGGACAAGGAGCAAAAGCGCATCACCCAGCAGCTTCAGCAGCAGATGCAGCAGCTCAACACTGCCTCAATGTGGGGGAATCTGACCGGGCTCAACTCTCTTGGACCACAGTATCTGGCA CTTTATTTACAGCTCCTCCAGCAGTCTGCCACCTCTGGGAATGCCCTCAACAACCTTCATCCCATGTCTGGTATGTCAG CAGGATCGTCACCCACCTCCTGTAACAACAACTCAATGAACCCCATGGCCTCCTTAGGGGCGCTGCAGTCTTTGGCCGCAGGGGCTGGAGCCGGCCTCAACATGGGCTCACTTGCAG GGATGGCAGCCCTGAACGGCGGTCTAGGCAGCGGGGGCCTGTCGAACGGAACCAGTAGCACCATGGAGGCCCTTACACAGGCCTACTCTGGGATCCAGCAGTACGCTGCTGCTGCCCTCCCCAGCCTCTACAACCAGAGCCTGCTCTCCCAACAGAGTGTCAGTGCTGCAGGAAGCCAGAAGGAAG CAAGCGACAGTCGGAGCACGG GCCCTGAGGGAGCCAACTTGTTCATCTACCACCTCCCCCAGGAGTTTGGAGACCAGGATCTGCTCCAGATGTTCATGCCCTTTGGCAACGTTATTTCCGCTAAGGTGTTCATTGACAAGCAGACCAACCTCAGCAAGTGTTTTG GCTTTGTGAGTTACGACAATCCAGTCTCATCCCAGGCCGCCATTCAGTCGATGAACGGTTTCCAAATTGGCATGAAGCGACTAAAGGTGCAGCTGAAGAGATCCAAAAATGACAGCAAGCCATATTGA
- the LOC110506308 gene encoding CUGBP Elav-like family member 1 isoform X34, which produces MDSIDAEGLYLSTEQHGQPQCELPQTALEVSTMGGAKKMNGTLDHPDQPDIDAIKMFVGQIPRSWAEEQLRELFEPYGAVYEINVLRDRSQNPPQSKGCCFITYYTRKSALEAQNALHNMKILPGMHHPIQMKPADSEKNNAVEDRKLFIGMISKKCNENDIRLMFSPYGQIEECRILRGPDGLSRGCAFITFTARQMAQSTIKSMHQSQTMEGCSSPIVVKFADTQKDKEQKRITQQLQQQMQQLNTASMWGNLTGLNSLGPQYLALYLQLLQQSATSGNALNNLHPMSGMSGSSPTSCNNNSMNPMASLGALQSLAAGAGAGLNMGSLAGMAALNGGLGSGGLSNGTSSTMEALTQAYSGIQQYAAAALPSLYNQSLLSQQSVSAAGSQKEASDSRSTGPEGANLFIYHLPQEFGDQDLLQMFMPFGNVISAKVFIDKQTNLSKCFGFVSYDNPVSSQAAIQSMNGFQIGMKRLKVQLKRSKNDSKPY; this is translated from the exons ATGGATAGTATCGACGCTGAGGGCTTGTACCTGTCCACGGAGCAGCATGGGCAGCCACAATGTGAGCTTCCCCAAACTGCCCTGGAGGTGTCCACCATGGGGGG GGCGAAGAAGATGAACGGGACCCTGGACCACCCGGACCAGCCCGACATCGATGCTATCAAGATGTTCGTTGGCCAGATCCCACGGTCCTGGGCAGAGGAACAGCTGCGGGAGCTTTTTGAGCCTTACGGCGCCGTCTACGAAATCAATGTATTGCGTGACAGGAGTCAAAACCCCCCCCAAAGCAAAG GTTGTTGTTTCATAACATATTACACTCGCAAATCTGCATTGGAAGCACAAAATGCTCTTCACAACATGAAAATTCTCCCAGGG ATGCATCACCCCATTCAGATGAAGCCAGCTGACAGTGAGAAGAATAATG CGGTGGAAGACAGGAAGTTGTTCATAGGAATGATATCGAAAAAGTGTAATGAGAATGACATCAGACTTATGTTCTCACCGTATGGACAGATCGAGGAATGTAGAATACTACGTGGGCCGGATGGACTGAGCCGTG GTTGTGCGTTTATAACTTTTACAGCAAGACAGATGGCACAGTCAACAATCAAATCCATGCACCAATCACAAACTATGGAG GGCTGCTCGTCTCCCATCGTAGTGAAGTTTGCCGACACGCAGAAGGACAAGGAGCAAAAGCGCATCACCCAGCAGCTTCAGCAGCAGATGCAGCAGCTCAACACTGCCTCAATGTGGGGGAATCTGACCGGGCTCAACTCTCTTGGACCACAGTATCTGGCA CTTTATTTACAGCTCCTCCAGCAGTCTGCCACCTCTGGGAATGCCCTCAACAACCTTCATCCCATGTCTGGTATGTCAG GATCGTCACCCACCTCCTGTAACAACAACTCAATGAACCCCATGGCCTCCTTAGGGGCGCTGCAGTCTTTGGCCGCAGGGGCTGGAGCCGGCCTCAACATGGGCTCACTTGCAG GGATGGCAGCCCTGAACGGCGGTCTAGGCAGCGGGGGCCTGTCGAACGGAACCAGTAGCACCATGGAGGCCCTTACACAGGCCTACTCTGGGATCCAGCAGTACGCTGCTGCTGCCCTCCCCAGCCTCTACAACCAGAGCCTGCTCTCCCAACAGAGTGTCAGTGCTGCAGGAAGCCAGAAGGAAG CAAGCGACAGTCGGAGCACGG GCCCTGAGGGAGCCAACTTGTTCATCTACCACCTCCCCCAGGAGTTTGGAGACCAGGATCTGCTCCAGATGTTCATGCCCTTTGGCAACGTTATTTCCGCTAAGGTGTTCATTGACAAGCAGACCAACCTCAGCAAGTGTTTTG GCTTTGTGAGTTACGACAATCCAGTCTCATCCCAGGCCGCCATTCAGTCGATGAACGGTTTCCAAATTGGCATGAAGCGACTAAAGGTGCAGCTGAAGAGATCCAAAAATGACAGCAAGCCATATTGA
- the LOC110506308 gene encoding CUGBP Elav-like family member 1 isoform X23, which produces MDSIDAEGLYLSTEQHGQPQCELPQTALEVSTMGGAKKMNGTLDHPDQPDIDAIKMFVGQIPRSWAEEQLRELFEPYGAVYEINVLRDRSQNPPQSKGCCFITYYTRKSALEAQNALHNMKILPGMHHPIQMKPADSEKNNAVEDRKLFIGMISKKCNENDIRLMFSPYGQIEECRILRGPDGLSRGCAFITFTARQMAQSTIKSMHQSQTMEGCSSPIVVKFADTQKDKEQKRITQQLQQQMQQLNTASMWGNLTGLNSLGPQYLALYLQLLQQSATSGNALNNLHPMSGLNAMQNLAALAAAASATQATPTGSSALTTSSSPLSVLTSSAGSSPTSCNNNSMNPMASLGALQSLAAGAGAGLNMGSLAGMAALNGGLGSGGLSNGTSSTMEALTQAYSGIQQYAAAALPSLYNQSLLSQQSVSAAGSQKEGPEGANLFIYHLPQEFGDQDLLQMFMPFGNVISAKVFIDKQTNLSKCFGFVSYDNPVSSQAAIQSMNGFQIGMKRLKVQLKRSKNDSKPY; this is translated from the exons ATGGATAGTATCGACGCTGAGGGCTTGTACCTGTCCACGGAGCAGCATGGGCAGCCACAATGTGAGCTTCCCCAAACTGCCCTGGAGGTGTCCACCATGGGGGG GGCGAAGAAGATGAACGGGACCCTGGACCACCCGGACCAGCCCGACATCGATGCTATCAAGATGTTCGTTGGCCAGATCCCACGGTCCTGGGCAGAGGAACAGCTGCGGGAGCTTTTTGAGCCTTACGGCGCCGTCTACGAAATCAATGTATTGCGTGACAGGAGTCAAAACCCCCCCCAAAGCAAAG GTTGTTGTTTCATAACATATTACACTCGCAAATCTGCATTGGAAGCACAAAATGCTCTTCACAACATGAAAATTCTCCCAGGG ATGCATCACCCCATTCAGATGAAGCCAGCTGACAGTGAGAAGAATAATG CGGTGGAAGACAGGAAGTTGTTCATAGGAATGATATCGAAAAAGTGTAATGAGAATGACATCAGACTTATGTTCTCACCGTATGGACAGATCGAGGAATGTAGAATACTACGTGGGCCGGATGGACTGAGCCGTG GTTGTGCGTTTATAACTTTTACAGCAAGACAGATGGCACAGTCAACAATCAAATCCATGCACCAATCACAAACTATGGAG GGCTGCTCGTCTCCCATCGTAGTGAAGTTTGCCGACACGCAGAAGGACAAGGAGCAAAAGCGCATCACCCAGCAGCTTCAGCAGCAGATGCAGCAGCTCAACACTGCCTCAATGTGGGGGAATCTGACCGGGCTCAACTCTCTTGGACCACAGTATCTGGCA CTTTATTTACAGCTCCTCCAGCAGTCTGCCACCTCTGGGAATGCCCTCAACAACCTTCATCCCATGTCTG GGCTGAATGCCATGCAGAACCTGGCTGCCCTGGCAGCAGCAGCCAGCGCCACACAGGCCACGCCCACGGGCAGCAGCGCTCTCACCACCTCTAGCAGTCCTCTCAGCGTGCTCACCAGCTCAG CAGGATCGTCACCCACCTCCTGTAACAACAACTCAATGAACCCCATGGCCTCCTTAGGGGCGCTGCAGTCTTTGGCCGCAGGGGCTGGAGCCGGCCTCAACATGGGCTCACTTGCAG GGATGGCAGCCCTGAACGGCGGTCTAGGCAGCGGGGGCCTGTCGAACGGAACCAGTAGCACCATGGAGGCCCTTACACAGGCCTACTCTGGGATCCAGCAGTACGCTGCTGCTGCCCTCCCCAGCCTCTACAACCAGAGCCTGCTCTCCCAACAGAGTGTCAGTGCTGCAGGAAGCCAGAAGGAAG GCCCTGAGGGAGCCAACTTGTTCATCTACCACCTCCCCCAGGAGTTTGGAGACCAGGATCTGCTCCAGATGTTCATGCCCTTTGGCAACGTTATTTCCGCTAAGGTGTTCATTGACAAGCAGACCAACCTCAGCAAGTGTTTTG GCTTTGTGAGTTACGACAATCCAGTCTCATCCCAGGCCGCCATTCAGTCGATGAACGGTTTCCAAATTGGCATGAAGCGACTAAAGGTGCAGCTGAAGAGATCCAAAAATGACAGCAAGCCATATTGA